Within Saccharomycodes ludwigii strain NBRC 1722 chromosome IV, whole genome shotgun sequence, the genomic segment CTACCAAATTGTAGAATAAAAAGCCGCTTAATTACTTCACACTATAAAGTTGCGTAACCATCATAATAACAGAACTAATAGAAATAAGCGAATTACTATCTACTACGTCATTATTCATACACTAACAAGAAAAGCTGCAGCAGCGAAGGGGATGGGCGAGCGGGCAGTGGCGGTtagtaaaacaaaaacaactggaaaaataagataaaTTTTCAAAGTAAAATTCATTCATATAAGACCAAAGACTATAAGAAAAATTGTGCTTGTAACACGACCATGCTCATTAactaaatatttgtttggtattgaaagaaaaaagaaagagggaaaaaaaaaaaacacatcAATCAAAGTATAACCttattaataaacaacattaatttataatagTCAAGGTATATTCTTCATAATATATTCAgacaagaaaataaaatttgttcgatttaatatcaaaataaagagccaaaacaaaacacaaaaaaaaatttttttttttttttctttcattaATATCATATCCTACGCAGAAAAGTGTTTggataatatattattataaatgaGTGATAAAGATAATTCTATTAACtacattaataataataataataataataatagcactGGTGATTTATCAAGGAAAAATTCATTAGCATCTAAATTAGGCAAATTATTTACttcaaataacaacaacaccaaTAACCATGATAATATAACATCGGGAGTATTACCAAAAACAGGGTTAGAAAAAGGTTCCTCTGTTTCAACTCAGGCCAATTCCCAAGGTTTGTCCACATCATCGCCAACCATATCAACATACAGGTCTCAATCTCCACTTTCATCAACTAATTCATCGTCAAGTTCTACATCTTCTAATGTTTCCAATATtcacaataacaacaacacaaATGCCAATATATTACAGcaaaattattcaaatgCACGGTTTATCTACAATACAGAAGATGGCACCCACATTCACAtcttgaaaaataataagcgacaagaaaaattaacttcaatgattaaaaattttctagGTGCTCAAAAATTAAGGGATGAGGCTAGATCTGCAGTACCAGACATTCTACTAAGTAATACGCCCAATAACGGCAATGGCAGTACTGCGCCACCtactttattttctggTCTAATGACAGATTATcatggaaataaaaactttatcaGTGGTGCTACTAAACAAGGTGTCAAGAATCTATTTAAGGAAAATCATAGAACTCCTGAACAGCAACCTCCGCCATTACCAAATACCCAATGTTTTGGAGAAAAGTATGGGAAATGCCAAGAAGTCATAGGTAAAGGTGCATTTGGTACCGTTAGAATATGTCATGCACCAAATACACcacagaaaaataataatagtaataatagcaatggTAACACTAGTAGCACAATTTCtaatacaaagaaaaacaacGCATCAGGCGAAAAATTGTACGCTGTCAAAGAATTtatcaaaagaa encodes:
- the SAT4 gene encoding serine/threonine protein kinase SAT4 (similar to Saccharomyces cerevisiae YCR008W | SAT4 | Ser/Thr protein kinase involved in salt tolerance); the encoded protein is MSDKDNSINYINNNNNNNNSTGDLSRKNSLASKLGKLFTSNNNNTNNHDNITSGVLPKTGLEKGSSVSTQANSQGLSTSSPTISTYRSQSPLSSTNSSSSSTSSNVSNIHNNNNTNANILQQNYSNARFIYNTEDGTHIHILKNNKRQEKLTSMIKNFLGAQKLRDEARSAVPDILLSNTPNNGNGSTAPPTLFSGLMTDYHGNKNFISGATKQGVKNLFKENHRTPEQQPPPLPNTQCFGEKYGKCQEVIGKGAFGTVRICHAPNTPQKNNNSNNSNGNTSSTISNTKKNNASGEKLYAVKEFIKRNNESFEKYSKRLTSEFCISSSLKHKNIIATLDLFQDAKGDFCQVMEYCAGGDLFTLIIASGKLDFIEADCFLKQLLRGVCYMHKMGVCHRDLKPENLLLTTNGLLKITDFGNSECFRMAWEDEVHLSGGVCGSTPYIAPEEYVLKEFDPRPVDIWACGVIYMAMRTGRQLWRTATKNDEFYVKYLKRRKDKDGYEPIEKLKRLRCRNVIYSILDPVPSRRLTGKQVLNSEWVREIKCCTDNPGITNINRTASTTTKGSRGKENK